In one Pseudochaenichthys georgianus unplaced genomic scaffold, fPseGeo1.2 scaffold_1175_arrow_ctg1, whole genome shotgun sequence genomic region, the following are encoded:
- the smg7 gene encoding nonsense-mediated mRNA decay factor SMG7, with amino-acid sequence EYNQNSIFSQAYGKSLPPSSKPEAPMMHQEPSLYSLFEGTPWSPSLPASSDHSTPASQSPHSSNPSSLPSSPPTHNHGAMPFSNFGPIGTPDSRDRRVVDRWKADKTGFGLDFLPAPASSGSDSSWHQAPPPGSSWANQESPMEESSTVLLDSLKSIWSGSMLQTGPSALEQLLLQQKQKQRGAMNPPH; translated from the exons GAGTACAACCAGAACAGCATCTTCAGTCAGGCGTACGGGAAGAGCCTGCCTCCCAGCTCCAAGCCCGAAGCTCCCATGATGCACCAGGAGCCGTCGCTCTACTCCCTGTTCGAGGGCACGCCCTGGTCCCCCTCCCTGCCCGCCAGCTCAG atCACTCCACCCCAGCCAGCCAGTCCCCCCACTCCTCTAACCCCAGCAGCCtgccctcctccccccccaccCACAACCACGGAGCCATGCCCTTCTCTAACTTCGGGCCCATCGGCACTCCGGACAGCCGGGACCGCAGGGTGGTGGACCGCTGGAAGGCCGACAAGACCG GGTTCGGGCTGGACTTCCTGCCAGCGCCGGCCTCTTCGGGGTCCGACAGCAGCTGGCATCAGGCCCCGCCCCCCGGCAGCTCCTGGGCCAATCAGGAGTCTCCGATGGAGGAGTCGTCCACAGTGCTGCTCGACAGCCTCAAG TCCATCTGGTCCGGCTCCATGCTGCAGACGGGCCCCTCGGCTCTGGAGCAGCTCCTCCTGCAGCAGAAGC